In a genomic window of Candidatus Methylomirabilis lanthanidiphila:
- the guaB gene encoding Inosine-5'-monophosphate dehydrogenase — MTQLSEIMNPKLITVETRASLRQAQRMLDQHHIRHLFVMDGKRLVGIVTDRDLRKAAPSSKSPLTTREREEFMDELKVMEVMSRKLITAAPTTTVREAAKVMVHEKIGCLPVVHGNTLVGIVTETDLLEILVRGEETS, encoded by the coding sequence ATGACGCAGCTTTCAGAGATTATGAATCCGAAGCTGATCACTGTGGAAACCCGCGCCTCTCTACGCCAGGCCCAGCGAATGCTGGATCAGCATCATATCCGCCATCTGTTTGTCATGGACGGCAAGCGTCTGGTCGGAATCGTTACCGATCGTGATCTTCGAAAGGCCGCCCCCTCCTCCAAGTCGCCGCTCACGACGCGCGAACGCGAGGAGTTCATGGACGAATTGAAGGTGATGGAGGTGATGTCGCGCAAGCTGATCACGGCCGCCCCGACAACGACGGTGCGGGAAGCGGCGAAGGTCATGGTTCACGAAAAGATCGGCTGCCTCCCGGTGGTTCACGGTAATACACTGGTGGGGATTGTGACCGAGACCGATCTGCTCGAAATCCTAGTCCGGGGAGAGGAGACATCATGA
- a CDS encoding ATPase AAA produces MEKKQRQFSYMYFVAAFFLVLAVHDFLIARHTETLSYSEFKVLVKAGKVEDLTLGTRVIYGRLKREGLEGLLSKEKVEEIQRLPSGEHRFATIRVDDPTLIQELETLKVRFAGEVESTWFTTLLSWVLPALVFVGVWMFLMKRVGGPASGLMAIGKSKAKVYMAKETGVTFADVAGIDEARVELMEIVEFLKTPERYRRLGGKIPKGVLIVGAPGTGKTLLAKAVAGEAGVPFFSLSGSEFVEMFVGVGAARVRDLFAQAQEKAPCIIFIDELDALGKARGFNPMGGHDEREQTLNQLLVEMDGFDTNKGVIIMAATNRPEILDPALLRPGRFDRQVALDRPDIKGREKILQVHVKPVKLSPAVDLSAIAAKTPGFVGADLANLVNEAALLAARKGRDAVEMADFDEAIDRIVGGLEKKTRVMNPIEKETVAYHEAGHALVAESRPRADRVSKISIIPRGVAALGYTQQSPTEDRYLLKRAEMLDRLDVLLGGRVAEEIVFEDVSTGAQDDLQRATDMARLMVTQYGMSEHLGLATFEEPRSSPFLNIGKPQRVREYSEQTAQTIDEEIRKLLADAHARVEQTLATRRSELDALAKLLLEKEVVDREALTQLLQPRTT; encoded by the coding sequence ACCCTGTCGTACAGCGAATTCAAGGTGCTCGTAAAAGCCGGGAAGGTGGAAGACCTGACCCTCGGTACGCGTGTTATCTACGGACGGTTGAAACGGGAGGGGCTGGAAGGGCTTCTTTCCAAAGAGAAGGTGGAGGAGATTCAACGGCTGCCCAGCGGGGAGCATCGATTCGCGACCATCCGGGTTGATGATCCGACCCTCATCCAGGAGTTAGAGACGCTGAAGGTGCGCTTCGCCGGCGAGGTGGAGAGTACGTGGTTTACCACACTGCTTTCCTGGGTACTTCCCGCGCTGGTCTTCGTTGGTGTGTGGATGTTTCTGATGAAGCGGGTCGGAGGACCGGCCAGCGGTCTGATGGCGATCGGCAAGAGCAAGGCCAAGGTGTACATGGCGAAAGAGACCGGCGTGACCTTTGCGGATGTGGCGGGGATCGACGAAGCGCGGGTCGAGCTGATGGAGATTGTCGAATTCCTGAAGACGCCGGAGCGGTACCGCCGCCTTGGGGGGAAGATCCCCAAAGGGGTCCTGATCGTCGGGGCGCCGGGGACCGGGAAGACGCTGTTGGCGAAAGCTGTTGCCGGGGAGGCAGGGGTCCCATTCTTTAGTCTGAGCGGGTCGGAATTCGTCGAGATGTTCGTGGGGGTCGGGGCGGCCCGTGTGCGGGACCTCTTCGCCCAGGCTCAGGAAAAAGCCCCCTGCATCATCTTCATCGATGAGCTGGATGCCCTTGGAAAGGCTCGTGGGTTTAACCCGATGGGCGGGCATGATGAACGCGAGCAGACCCTCAATCAACTATTGGTGGAGATGGACGGCTTCGACACGAACAAGGGTGTCATCATTATGGCCGCGACGAACCGCCCGGAGATTCTCGATCCGGCCTTGCTCCGCCCCGGGCGTTTCGATCGACAGGTGGCCCTCGACCGCCCCGATATCAAAGGGCGGGAGAAGATCCTCCAGGTGCATGTCAAGCCGGTCAAGCTCTCGCCGGCGGTGGACCTCTCGGCCATCGCCGCGAAAACCCCGGGATTCGTTGGAGCCGATCTGGCCAACCTGGTGAACGAGGCGGCGCTGCTGGCCGCGCGGAAGGGCAGGGATGCGGTGGAGATGGCGGATTTCGATGAGGCCATCGATCGGATCGTAGGCGGCCTCGAAAAGAAGACCCGAGTGATGAATCCCATCGAGAAGGAAACTGTTGCGTACCACGAGGCCGGCCATGCCCTGGTGGCGGAGTCCCGCCCTCGCGCCGACCGCGTGTCAAAGATCTCCATTATCCCTCGCGGCGTGGCGGCGCTCGGCTATACGCAGCAGTCGCCTACAGAAGATCGGTACCTGCTCAAGCGGGCCGAGATGCTCGATCGACTCGATGTCTTGCTGGGGGGCCGGGTGGCCGAAGAGATCGTCTTTGAGGATGTCTCTACCGGGGCGCAGGATGATCTGCAGCGGGCGACCGATATGGCCCGTCTCATGGTGACCCAGTACGGGATGAGCGAGCATCTGGGATTGGCGACGTTCGAGGAGCCGCGCAGCTCTCCCTTCCTCAATATCGGGAAACCTCAGCGGGTACGGGAGTATAGCGAGCAGACCGCTCAGACGATTGATGAAGAGATCAGAAAGCTCCTCGCTGATGCGCACGCTCGAGTCGAACAGACACTTGCTACCAGGCGCAGCGAGTTGGACGCGCTGGCCAAGCTGCTGCTGGAAAAAGAGGTTGTCGATCGAGAGGCCCTGACGCAACTGCTTCAGCCACGAACAACCTAG
- the pgl_2 gene encoding 6-phosphogluconolactonase, translated as MEADRRKGRGDMTAVRRAAGIGIMAIALLLLVCSAALAHGAGVRGTQTLYVVNEGSDTISVIDIGSMKVTGTVTVGAGPQHIAISPDRRHAFVTCGRSADVWILALPAHTIVATVPNATGPEGQTVFGAGATYAYVTNSAYSRVTVIETATGKKVATIPVGEAPTHISISPDGGHAYVPSERSHTVAALNLSLNVVAAELPMAVRPHAVEISPDGKHLLVSSPESNSITVIDAATQQSLRRIPVGEDPHHIVFGPGGAFAYVLNRGSDSLSVIQMASRQVVATIPVGKEPGDADITPSGHYIYATNTGGSDVSVISTQTSAVIGTIPVGTQPHNIVISGDGRYAFVANTGSDDISVINLLSQTTVGRVPVGKRPRGMALW; from the coding sequence ATGGAGGCCGATAGGCGGAAGGGGAGGGGTGACATGACGGCTGTCCGGCGTGCGGCGGGCATCGGCATTATGGCGATCGCGTTGCTGCTGCTCGTGTGCTCGGCCGCGCTCGCGCACGGGGCAGGTGTGCGCGGCACGCAGACGCTCTACGTCGTGAACGAGGGTTCGGACACGATTTCGGTGATCGATATCGGGTCGATGAAGGTGACCGGTACTGTAACTGTGGGCGCCGGCCCGCAGCACATTGCCATCAGCCCGGATCGGCGCCACGCCTTTGTGACGTGCGGTCGTTCGGCTGATGTCTGGATTCTGGCCTTACCGGCGCACACCATTGTCGCGACGGTCCCCAATGCGACCGGTCCCGAGGGCCAGACCGTATTTGGAGCCGGCGCGACCTATGCCTACGTCACCAACAGCGCGTATAGCCGCGTGACGGTGATTGAGACCGCGACCGGCAAGAAGGTGGCGACGATCCCGGTGGGAGAAGCGCCGACCCATATCAGTATCTCCCCGGATGGCGGCCACGCGTATGTGCCCAGCGAGCGGTCGCATACCGTCGCGGCGCTGAACCTGTCGCTGAATGTGGTGGCGGCGGAGCTGCCGATGGCGGTAAGACCCCATGCCGTCGAGATCTCCCCCGATGGTAAGCACCTGTTGGTCTCCAGCCCTGAGTCAAACAGTATCACCGTCATCGATGCGGCCACCCAGCAGTCGTTGCGCAGAATCCCTGTCGGCGAGGACCCCCATCACATCGTATTCGGTCCGGGTGGAGCCTTTGCGTATGTGCTCAACAGGGGCTCGGACAGTCTGAGCGTAATCCAGATGGCGAGTCGTCAGGTGGTGGCGACCATCCCCGTGGGTAAGGAGCCAGGCGACGCCGACATCACCCCATCCGGCCACTACATCTATGCGACCAATACGGGGGGGAGCGATGTGTCGGTCATCTCAACGCAGACCAGCGCCGTAATAGGGACAATTCCTGTGGGGACTCAACCCCACAACATCGTCATTTCCGGTGACGGACGGTACGCCTTTGTGGCGAATACCGGATCGGATGATATCTCCGTAATTAACCTGCTGTCCCAGACAACGGTTGGGCGGGTGCCGGTCGGCAAGCGTCCCCGTGGGATGGCCTTATGGTAG